The Aquificaceae bacterium genome includes a region encoding these proteins:
- a CDS encoding bifunctional diguanylate cyclase/phosphodiesterase: MVRKNLSCLELYRQTLASNIGCLLEYVQKLIYLYERRGESLSVVLLDVDNMKQINRKGGYGYGNHILLKIAEIISSSIRKSDIAGKYKGSSFLILLPNSDTKGAEKVARRIRNRIEGLELESRISVTIGIYSFVPKGNSAEAVLELVETRVAEAKSRGGDDIVLIQEELPRKSLDHQTLLQVLNKRSLEPAFQPIYNLEKGQVEGYEVLMRLLMEDGRVVPAGCFIEDLLKTSFISLFEEIVLQKAFLRFKAIGLEGRMYINFPYNFVNFIAKGRLKVSDFHKEVISYGLEPSRVVLELSEGKMTGSTEDLVELVKEVRSYGFGVAVDDFGVEYSSVERLIKTKPDVVKLDGFFLREARSMLKWVVVGLKRLGFSVLAEQVEREDELQLVKSLRVDMAQGFYLGKPQIL, from the coding sequence GTGGTTAGGAAAAATCTTAGCTGTCTGGAACTCTATCGGCAAACGCTTGCGTCAAACATAGGTTGCCTTCTTGAATACGTGCAGAAATTAATCTACCTTTATGAAAGGAGGGGAGAAAGTCTTTCTGTAGTCCTTCTGGATGTGGACAACATGAAACAGATAAACAGAAAGGGTGGCTATGGATATGGTAACCATATTCTTTTGAAAATTGCCGAAATAATTTCTTCCAGCATAAGGAAAAGTGATATAGCTGGGAAATACAAAGGCAGTTCCTTTCTCATATTACTTCCAAACTCTGATACAAAGGGTGCAGAGAAAGTGGCAAGGAGGATAAGGAACAGGATAGAGGGTCTTGAACTGGAGTCAAGAATAAGTGTTACCATTGGTATTTACAGCTTCGTGCCGAAGGGAAACAGTGCAGAGGCTGTGCTTGAGCTTGTAGAAACCCGTGTAGCAGAGGCAAAGAGCAGAGGCGGAGATGATATTGTGCTTATCCAGGAAGAGCTTCCCAGAAAGTCCCTTGACCACCAGACCCTTCTGCAGGTTTTAAACAAAAGGTCTTTAGAACCTGCCTTTCAGCCCATATACAACCTTGAGAAGGGGCAGGTTGAGGGTTACGAGGTGCTCATGAGGCTGCTGATGGAGGATGGGAGGGTTGTGCCTGCAGGGTGTTTCATAGAGGACCTCTTAAAGACATCTTTCATAAGCCTGTTTGAAGAGATAGTGCTTCAGAAGGCCTTTTTAAGGTTCAAAGCAATTGGGTTAGAAGGAAGGATGTACATAAACTTCCCCTACAACTTTGTCAACTTTATAGCCAAGGGTAGGCTCAAGGTCTCCGACTTTCACAAGGAAGTAATCTCCTATGGACTTGAACCCTCCAGAGTGGTGCTAGAGCTTTCTGAGGGTAAGATGACAGGCAGCACTGAAGACCTGGTGGAGCTGGTAAAGGAAGTCAGAAGCTACGGTTTTGGGGTTGCAGTGGACGACTTTGGAGTTGAATATTCCTCGGTGGAAAGGCTGATAAAAACGAAACCGGATGTGGTAAAGCTTGATGGCTTTTTCCTGAGAGAAGCTCGTTCCATGCTTAAGTGGGTTGTTGTTGGTCTGAAGAGGCTGGGATTCAGTGTTCTTGCGGAGCAGGTAGAGAGGGAGGATGAGCTTCAGCTCGTGAAGAGCCTGAGAGTGGACATGGCACAGGGCTTTTATCTGGGTAAACCACAGATACTATGA
- the hslV gene encoding ATP-dependent protease subunit HslV, which translates to MVVIKSTTIIAVRRKGTTVMGGDGQVTLGSSVIKHSAKKIRKLYRDSVLVGFAGSAADGLALMERLEAKLEEFRGNLLRACVELAKDWRMDRSLRRLEALLLVADRERMLLLSGNGDVIEPDEPVLAIGSGGDYARSSALALYRNTDMSAEEIVRESLKIAGEICIYTNQSFLIEKLE; encoded by the coding sequence ATGGTAGTAATAAAATCAACCACCATAATTGCAGTGAGGAGAAAGGGCACCACCGTAATGGGTGGCGATGGTCAGGTTACTCTTGGCTCTTCCGTGATAAAGCATTCTGCAAAGAAAATAAGAAAGCTATACAGGGACAGTGTGCTTGTTGGCTTTGCCGGTTCAGCGGCCGATGGGCTTGCCCTTATGGAAAGGCTTGAGGCAAAACTGGAAGAGTTCAGGGGTAACCTTCTCAGAGCATGCGTGGAACTTGCCAAGGACTGGAGGATGGACAGGAGCCTGAGAAGGCTTGAGGCACTTCTGCTTGTGGCGGACAGAGAGCGCATGCTACTTCTCTCTGGCAACGGTGATGTGATAGAACCCGACGAGCCAGTGCTTGCCATAGGCTCGGGAGGAGATTACGCGAGGTCTTCAGCTCTAGCCCTCTACAGAAACACAGACATGTCTGCAGAGGAGATAGTGAGAGAATCTCTGAAAATTGCAGGTGAGATATGCATATACACAAACCAGAGCTTTCTTATAGAGAAGCTGGAGTAG
- a CDS encoding acetyl-CoA carboxylase biotin carboxylase subunit — translation MFRKVLVANRGEVALRIIRACEELGIRTAAIYSEADTRSLYVKKADEAYLIPGDPVRAYLDYVKIVDLAKSVGADAIHPGYGFLAENADFARYCQSNRITFIGPSPEHIELFGDKVKAKQAMQKLGIPTIPGSPDPLKNPEDALHYAREIGLPVILKSAYGGGGRGMRVVRSLEELPRLFESGYREAETFFGRGDLFVEKYLDNPKHIEVQVLGDMYGNVVHLGERDCSVQRKHQKIIELTPCPVLPTELRQKMLGLSVKAMMQVGYYSAGTLEFLVDLKSKEFYFIEMNTRLQVEHTITEMVTGIDIVETMIRVAAGEPLPFTQSDVTFRGYAIEFRINAEDPRRGFAPAPGKITAYYSPGGPGIRMDAGVYKDYVIPPYYDSMIAKMSVWALTWDRVLARARRAIDEFIIRGVPTNIPLHREIIRDPDFISGNFGIRFLEEKLPHYDFEIEGEEDPETLALAISAAIAAYYGL, via the coding sequence ATGTTTAGAAAAGTTCTTGTGGCAAACAGAGGAGAGGTTGCTCTCAGGATAATAAGGGCCTGCGAGGAGCTTGGTATAAGGACGGCGGCCATATACTCAGAGGCAGACACAAGGTCCCTCTATGTGAAAAAGGCAGATGAGGCATATCTCATTCCCGGAGACCCCGTGCGGGCTTATCTTGACTATGTGAAAATCGTAGACCTTGCCAAATCAGTAGGGGCTGATGCCATACATCCAGGTTATGGCTTTCTTGCGGAGAACGCAGACTTTGCCCGCTACTGTCAGAGCAACCGTATAACCTTTATAGGACCCTCCCCAGAGCATATTGAACTCTTCGGGGACAAGGTAAAGGCAAAGCAGGCAATGCAGAAGCTGGGCATTCCCACCATACCCGGTTCCCCAGACCCTCTCAAAAATCCAGAGGACGCCCTGCACTACGCGAGGGAAATAGGGCTCCCCGTGATCCTAAAGTCTGCCTATGGCGGTGGTGGGAGGGGGATGAGGGTTGTCCGAAGCCTTGAGGAACTGCCAAGGCTTTTTGAGTCTGGCTACAGGGAGGCGGAGACCTTCTTTGGAAGGGGTGACCTCTTTGTGGAGAAGTATTTAGACAATCCCAAGCATATAGAGGTTCAGGTTCTCGGGGACATGTATGGCAACGTGGTTCATCTGGGTGAAAGGGACTGCTCAGTGCAGAGAAAACATCAGAAAATCATAGAGCTTACCCCGTGCCCCGTGCTTCCCACGGAGCTCAGACAGAAGATGCTCGGGCTGAGCGTAAAGGCAATGATGCAGGTGGGATACTACAGCGCAGGCACTCTTGAGTTTCTTGTGGACCTCAAAAGCAAAGAGTTTTACTTCATAGAGATGAACACGCGACTTCAGGTGGAGCACACCATTACGGAGATGGTGACAGGTATAGACATAGTGGAGACAATGATAAGGGTTGCTGCGGGTGAGCCTCTCCCCTTCACCCAGAGTGATGTGACCTTCAGAGGCTATGCCATTGAGTTCAGGATAAACGCAGAAGACCCCAGAAGGGGCTTTGCACCAGCTCCTGGCAAAATAACCGCCTACTATTCTCCCGGCGGTCCAGGCATAAGGATGGATGCGGGTGTTTACAAGGACTACGTGATTCCGCCCTACTATGACTCCATGATAGCCAAGATGAGCGTCTGGGCTCTAACATGGGACAGGGTGCTGGCGAGGGCAAGAAGGGCAATAGATGAGTTTATAATCAGAGGTGTCCCCACCAACATACCCCTTCATAGAGAGATAATAAGAGACCCAGACTTTATATCGGGCAACTTTGGCATAAGGTTCCTGGAGGAAAAACTTCCCCACTACGATTTTGAGATAGAGGGTGAGGAAGACCCCGAAACCCTGGCCCTTGCCATATCTGCTGCCATAGCGGCCTACTACGGACTGTAA
- a CDS encoding rhodanese-like domain-containing protein codes for MFQVPEVGPQEAKEMLQKDNVVLLDVRTPQEHVQLRIPNSTLIPLDELRYAFKDLPKDKTYIVYCRSGERSAFATYFLRHMGYEAYNLAGGILIWPYEKESGPPK; via the coding sequence ATGTTTCAGGTGCCAGAGGTAGGACCGCAGGAAGCAAAGGAAATGCTTCAGAAGGACAATGTTGTTCTTCTTGATGTGAGAACACCGCAGGAACACGTGCAGCTAAGAATTCCCAACTCAACGCTCATACCCCTTGATGAGCTCAGATACGCCTTCAAAGACCTGCCAAAGGATAAAACATACATAGTCTACTGCAGAAGTGGTGAACGCAGTGCCTTTGCAACCTATTTTCTGAGGCACATGGGCTACGAGGCCTACAATCTGGCAGGTGGCATACTCATATGGCCCTACGAAAAGGAGTCTGGACCGCCTAAATGA
- the nadC gene encoding carboxylating nicotinate-nucleotide diphosphorylase — protein sequence MVDSLLLRFIEEDLGRGDITTEGMFRGERARGVIRAKEGGVLAGVEFALRVFRLLGEVKLIGSLRDGEEFFEGDELLLIEGPADVLLMGERVALNLLQRLSGIATLTRKFVRALEGTDVRLLDTRKTTPGLRYFEKYAVRVGGGVNHRYALYDMVLIKDNHKVVAGSIKEAVKRVKERISPVYRIEVEVESLQELQEALECGVDMVLLDNFSTEGVREAVKLTKGKVMVEVSGNITLQNIRGYAIEGVDFISSGAITHSARWLDLSMRLFRI from the coding sequence ATGGTAGACAGCCTTTTGTTAAGATTTATTGAAGAGGACCTGGGAAGGGGGGATATAACAACAGAGGGCATGTTCAGAGGTGAAAGGGCGAGGGGAGTTATAAGGGCTAAGGAGGGAGGAGTCCTTGCCGGTGTAGAGTTTGCCCTGAGGGTATTCCGGCTTCTTGGAGAGGTAAAGCTCATAGGGAGTTTGAGGGATGGAGAAGAGTTTTTTGAGGGTGATGAGCTACTTTTAATTGAGGGTCCTGCGGATGTGCTGCTGATGGGTGAAAGGGTAGCTCTCAACCTTCTTCAGAGGCTCAGCGGAATTGCCACGCTCACGAGAAAATTTGTCAGGGCCCTTGAAGGAACTGATGTGAGGCTTCTTGACACAAGGAAAACAACCCCCGGCCTGAGATACTTTGAAAAGTATGCGGTTAGAGTGGGTGGAGGCGTAAACCACAGGTATGCCCTCTACGATATGGTGCTCATAAAGGACAACCACAAGGTGGTGGCTGGTAGCATTAAGGAAGCGGTAAAAAGGGTAAAGGAGAGGATAAGTCCAGTTTACAGAATTGAGGTGGAGGTGGAGAGCCTTCAGGAGCTCCAAGAAGCCCTTGAGTGTGGCGTTGACATGGTCCTTCTTGACAACTTCAGCACTGAAGGGGTGAGGGAGGCGGTGAAGCTCACAAAGGGGAAGGTCATGGTGGAAGTGTCGGGCAACATAACACTTCAGAACATAAGGGGTTATGCAATAGAAGGAGTTGATTTCATCTCAAGCGGTGCCATAACCCACTCAGCAAGGTGGCTTGACCTGAGCATGAGACTCTTTAGAATATAA
- a CDS encoding glycogen/starch synthase: protein MKIVFVASESAAYIKAGGLGDVVHSLAKALIRLGHSLYVIMPRYSKIRGDMRAVSGGKVFFGNQWQEFKVFEDIKEHVKYYFLDSPQYYQRDYIYATPKGEYEDNPLRFGFLSLASLEVIKSLQIKPDVIHLHDWHTGLLPLYKKIHYSELHHVPTIFTIHNALHQGIYDHHFIPLLNLPWDVYHPFNGIEFYGKINFLKAGIAFCDVLTTVSPSYAEELRHHAYGLEGLIREKKYFFGILNGIDYDVWNPESDRLIKHHYGVKNFPRGKAGNKKHLKETFGLKTPNERPLVGMVSRLTAQKGLDLVQGILCEAVREGFDFVFLGSGEEKYQDMLIEFMKKHPDSVRVRIEYNEELAHKIFAGADMFLMPSLFEPCGISQMIAMRYGTVPVVRSTGGLRDTVIDFVDNPHEGNGFSFEEFSSRELMHALLKARVYYDMHMCDHSKEWHEIIKRCMKKDFSWEKSAREYERIYSTAIMLRRYGS, encoded by the coding sequence ATGAAAATAGTGTTCGTTGCCTCAGAAAGCGCCGCCTACATAAAGGCGGGTGGGCTTGGGGATGTGGTTCATTCTCTTGCAAAAGCCCTTATAAGACTTGGACACTCCCTTTATGTGATAATGCCCAGATACTCAAAGATAAGGGGAGACATGAGGGCTGTATCTGGCGGAAAAGTCTTCTTCGGCAACCAGTGGCAAGAATTTAAGGTCTTTGAGGATATAAAGGAACATGTGAAATATTACTTTCTGGATTCTCCTCAGTATTATCAGAGGGATTATATATACGCGACCCCTAAGGGAGAATACGAAGACAATCCCCTCAGGTTCGGCTTTCTGTCTCTGGCCAGCCTTGAGGTGATAAAGAGCCTGCAGATTAAACCCGATGTGATTCACCTGCACGACTGGCATACGGGGCTTCTACCCCTCTACAAAAAGATACACTATTCAGAGCTTCATCATGTTCCCACCATATTCACCATACACAACGCCCTTCATCAGGGCATATACGACCACCACTTTATCCCACTTCTCAACCTCCCATGGGATGTTTACCATCCCTTTAACGGTATAGAGTTTTATGGAAAAATAAACTTCCTCAAGGCGGGGATAGCTTTTTGTGATGTTCTGACCACCGTGAGCCCCTCCTATGCTGAGGAGCTAAGACACCACGCCTACGGTCTTGAGGGTCTTATAAGGGAAAAAAAATACTTTTTTGGTATATTGAACGGCATAGACTACGATGTGTGGAACCCTGAATCTGACAGGCTGATAAAACACCATTACGGCGTAAAAAACTTTCCCAGGGGCAAGGCTGGCAACAAAAAACATCTGAAGGAAACCTTTGGGCTCAAGACGCCAAACGAAAGACCCCTTGTGGGAATGGTTTCAAGGCTCACAGCACAGAAGGGTCTTGACCTTGTTCAGGGAATACTCTGCGAGGCAGTCCGAGAGGGTTTTGACTTTGTTTTCCTTGGCTCGGGGGAGGAAAAGTATCAGGATATGCTCATAGAGTTCATGAAGAAACATCCGGATAGCGTCAGGGTCAGAATCGAATACAACGAGGAACTTGCCCACAAGATATTCGCCGGAGCGGACATGTTCCTCATGCCCTCTCTCTTTGAGCCCTGCGGCATATCCCAGATGATAGCCATGAGGTATGGCACAGTCCCTGTAGTGAGGTCAACGGGCGGCCTCAGAGATACGGTGATAGACTTTGTGGACAACCCACATGAGGGCAACGGCTTTTCCTTTGAAGAATTCTCAAGTAGAGAACTCATGCATGCCCTTCTCAAGGCAAGGGTATACTACGACATGCACATGTGCGACCACTCAAAGGAATGGCATGAAATAATAAAAAGGTGTATGAAGAAGGATTTCTCCTGGGAAAAAAGCGCCAGAGAATACGAGAGAATATACTCCACAGCTATAATGCTCAGAAGATATGGTTCTTAG
- the rfaE2 gene encoding D-glycero-beta-D-manno-heptose 1-phosphate adenylyltransferase: MVLSLEELIKLLEPVRDRKSIVFTNGCFDLLHAGHANYLAKAKSLGDILVVGLNSDSSVRRIKGPKRPVIPQHMRAYLLDSLKSVDFVVIFEEDTPLELIKAIRPHVLVKGADWDIKDIVGADFVLSYGGRVERVEFEFHISTSDIIRRIVELYREEER; the protein is encoded by the coding sequence ATGGTTCTTAGTCTTGAGGAACTCATAAAACTTCTTGAACCTGTAAGAGACAGAAAAAGTATAGTTTTTACAAATGGCTGTTTTGACCTGCTTCATGCAGGGCATGCCAATTACCTTGCAAAGGCAAAGAGCCTGGGTGATATACTTGTGGTGGGGCTAAACTCCGACTCCTCTGTAAGGAGAATCAAGGGTCCAAAAAGACCTGTAATTCCACAGCACATGAGGGCTTACCTCCTTGACAGCCTCAAATCCGTGGATTTCGTGGTCATATTTGAAGAAGACACGCCTCTGGAGCTCATAAAAGCCATAAGGCCCCATGTGCTTGTAAAGGGTGCAGACTGGGATATAAAGGATATAGTAGGGGCAGACTTTGTGCTTTCCTACGGTGGGAGGGTGGAGAGGGTAGAATTTGAGTTTCACATATCCACCTCTGATATCATACGCCGGATAGTTGAGCTTTACAGAGAGGAAGAAAGATGA
- the panC gene encoding pantoate--beta-alanine ligase — protein sequence MPTLFKKPREIRNYLKSVRCDSRQSIGFVPTMGYLHDGHRRLIRESKLHNDITVVSIYVNPLQFGVGEDYEKYPRDIERDMSICEEEGVDVVFAPSDEDMYPEKPLVSIEIKGLTDLLEGKFRPGHFGGVCTVVLKLFNIIQPDRAYFGEKDYQQLKIVQRLVKDLSLPVEIVPVPTVRDEDGLALSSRNSYLSPQERESALSLYRSFLLAEKLFKNGNRQAELLKEAIREFILRHPHVKGIDYVEITDQDLRPVQEASVGDRILLAVWVGNTRLIDNWRIGDAEV from the coding sequence ATGCCAACGCTTTTTAAAAAGCCAAGAGAAATAAGGAATTACCTGAAGTCTGTCAGGTGTGATAGCAGGCAGAGTATCGGCTTTGTTCCCACAATGGGCTATCTTCACGATGGACACAGAAGGCTTATAAGAGAATCAAAATTGCATAACGACATTACTGTGGTAAGCATCTATGTGAACCCACTGCAGTTTGGTGTAGGAGAGGACTACGAAAAATATCCCAGGGACATAGAGAGGGACATGAGTATATGTGAGGAAGAGGGCGTGGATGTGGTCTTTGCTCCCTCTGATGAAGACATGTATCCAGAAAAACCCCTTGTAAGCATAGAGATAAAGGGTCTCACAGACTTGCTTGAAGGTAAGTTCAGACCTGGTCATTTCGGTGGTGTATGCACCGTTGTCCTCAAGCTCTTTAACATAATACAACCTGACAGGGCTTACTTTGGAGAAAAGGACTATCAGCAGCTTAAGATTGTGCAGAGGCTAGTCAAAGACCTGAGCCTGCCCGTGGAGATAGTTCCGGTTCCAACAGTCAGGGATGAGGATGGGCTAGCTCTGAGTTCAAGAAACTCATATCTCTCCCCTCAGGAGAGAGAATCAGCCCTTTCCCTCTACAGGTCCTTCCTTCTTGCAGAAAAACTCTTTAAAAACGGCAACAGGCAGGCAGAGCTGCTCAAGGAGGCCATAAGGGAGTTTATACTGAGGCATCCCCATGTAAAGGGTATAGATTATGTAGAGATAACTGACCAGGACCTAAGGCCGGTGCAGGAGGCAAGCGTAGGTGATAGAATACTTCTTGCAGTGTGGGTAGGAAACACGAGGCTCATAGACAACTGGAGGATAGGCGATGCAGAAGTATGA
- the ribH gene encoding 6,7-dimethyl-8-ribityllumazine synthase: MQKYEGLLKAEGISIGIVASRFNHLLVDRLIEGATDCIIRHGGAEENIHLVRVPGSWEIPLAVKELINRKGLDGVVALGVLIRGQTPHFEYIASEVAKGLAVVSLETGKPVGFGVITADTLEQAVERAGTKQGNKGWEAALSVIEMVNLLRSFE, from the coding sequence ATGCAGAAGTATGAGGGTCTTCTGAAGGCAGAAGGTATAAGCATTGGTATAGTGGCCAGCAGGTTTAATCATCTTTTGGTGGACAGACTGATAGAGGGTGCTACAGATTGTATAATCAGGCACGGAGGCGCTGAGGAAAACATACATCTTGTAAGGGTTCCTGGCTCATGGGAGATTCCCCTTGCAGTAAAGGAGCTCATAAACAGAAAGGGGCTGGATGGAGTTGTTGCCCTGGGTGTTCTTATAAGGGGACAGACACCACACTTTGAATACATAGCCAGTGAAGTGGCTAAGGGTCTTGCCGTGGTAAGCCTTGAGACTGGAAAACCTGTGGGCTTTGGAGTTATAACTGCGGATACCTTGGAGCAGGCAGTGGAGAGGGCAGGGACCAAGCAGGGCAACAAGGGCTGGGAGGCAGCGCTGTCTGTTATAGAGATGGTCAACCTTCTGAGAAGTTTTGAATGA
- the nusB gene encoding transcription antitermination factor NusB, with amino-acid sequence MIYKPQARRDAFLVLYQWDMKGEPVEGLVEEYITANRISLQDQRRYLRKLVKTYMENSTSIDKLIAELSERWDIDRVGYIERNILRIALAEFLHVGVKNPKLTIYDYVKLAQKYAGKKSAQFINGILGRVVKEKLGEG; translated from the coding sequence ATGATATACAAACCTCAGGCAAGAAGGGATGCCTTTTTAGTCCTCTATCAATGGGATATGAAGGGCGAACCAGTTGAAGGACTTGTAGAAGAATACATAACAGCAAACCGTATAAGCCTGCAGGACCAGAGAAGATACTTGAGAAAACTTGTAAAGACATACATGGAAAACTCCACAAGCATTGACAAGCTAATAGCTGAGCTTTCAGAAAGATGGGACATTGACAGGGTGGGTTATATAGAGAGGAACATACTCAGGATAGCTCTTGCTGAGTTTCTTCATGTGGGAGTGAAAAATCCAAAACTAACCATCTATGACTATGTGAAGCTGGCACAGAAGTATGCAGGCAAAAAATCTGCACAGTTTATAAACGGTATACTGGGAAGGGTGGTAAAGGAGAAGTTGGGTGAAGGCTAA
- the tatA gene encoding twin-arginine translocase TatA/TatE family subunit: MIPQLSFTEILLILLIVLLIFGAGRLPEVGRSLGEGIRNFKKAFSGEEEKVKEVKGEEVKEGEKS; encoded by the coding sequence ATGATACCACAGCTATCCTTTACGGAGATTCTTCTAATACTTCTTATAGTCCTGCTCATCTTTGGAGCGGGTAGACTCCCCGAAGTTGGCAGGTCCCTGGGCGAGGGCATAAGAAACTTCAAGAAGGCTTTTTCAGGTGAGGAGGAAAAGGTGAAGGAGGTAAAGGGCGAGGAGGTCAAGGAAGGGGAAAAGTCTTAG
- the tatA gene encoding twin-arginine translocase TatA/TatE family subunit, with protein MHFPLPWQIVLILLVILVIFGASKLPEFGKGLGEGIRNFKKALAGETEEEKKPEKKEQA; from the coding sequence ATGCATTTTCCATTGCCCTGGCAGATAGTCCTTATACTTCTCGTAATACTTGTCATATTTGGTGCCTCAAAGCTGCCCGAGTTTGGCAAGGGGCTGGGTGAAGGCATAAGGAACTTCAAAAAGGCTCTTGCCGGTGAGACAGAAGAGGAGAAAAAGCCCGAAAAGAAGGAACAGGCATGA
- a CDS encoding cold-shock protein: MSLTGTVKWFSKEKGYGFITRDDNQGDVFVHFSAIQQRGFKTLEQGQRVEFEVEQDTKGLRAKNVKVLS, encoded by the coding sequence ATGTCACTCACAGGCACAGTCAAATGGTTCAGCAAGGAAAAGGGTTATGGCTTTATAACCCGAGATGACAATCAGGGGGATGTGTTCGTTCACTTCTCCGCCATACAGCAGAGGGGCTTCAAAACCCTTGAGCAAGGTCAGAGGGTTGAGTTTGAAGTAGAACAGGATACAAAGGGTTTGAGAGCAAAGAACGTAAAAGTCCTGTCATGA
- a CDS encoding folylpolyglutamate synthase/dihydrofolate synthase family protein has protein sequence MQLYDLYRGRDYHIVPTLERIEKAVSYLSFKPSYISLQVGGTNGKGSTCAFAQSILRHHGYKVGWFVSPHLSDERERWRINGEKIPEERLSEHVGELRPVFERFELTYFEACTLIALLYFEEEKVDFAVFEVGMGGRWDATKVCQPEVCVITNIQRDHTRWLGRDCESRAVEKLGIYRRGKPLVLGSMRFPLYTKALELCDERDLYVAGIDFFCSGRVEGAKTVMDFYEDGNIRLEKAELGLWGRYQVDNASLAIRATGLLIDLKEDALRNALKTTRWEGRMEILRKSPLLILDGAHNPDGVARVVKELKRHMGKLTPVFTALKDKEWELSLFHLRELSDRIYLVPVKHHRGEEMLTLYQKAREVGFREVIVLDGSEQLLELKEDLLVLGSLYLVGEIREILEREKVV, from the coding sequence ATGCAACTCTACGACCTGTATCGTGGCAGGGATTATCACATTGTTCCAACCTTGGAAAGGATAGAAAAGGCCGTAAGCTATCTATCCTTCAAACCCTCTTACATTTCACTTCAGGTAGGTGGGACCAACGGAAAAGGTTCTACCTGTGCCTTTGCTCAGAGCATCCTCAGACATCATGGCTATAAAGTTGGCTGGTTTGTTTCTCCCCATCTCTCTGATGAGAGGGAAAGGTGGAGGATAAACGGTGAGAAGATACCCGAGGAAAGACTCTCAGAGCATGTGGGGGAGCTGAGACCTGTTTTTGAGAGGTTTGAACTCACCTACTTTGAAGCCTGCACACTTATAGCACTCCTATACTTTGAGGAAGAGAAGGTGGACTTTGCGGTTTTTGAGGTAGGCATGGGCGGCAGGTGGGATGCAACAAAAGTTTGCCAGCCAGAGGTCTGCGTAATAACCAACATACAGAGAGACCATACCAGGTGGCTTGGAAGGGACTGCGAAAGCAGGGCGGTGGAGAAGCTGGGCATCTACAGAAGGGGAAAGCCTCTGGTGCTCGGGAGTATGAGGTTTCCGCTATACACAAAGGCTCTGGAGCTGTGTGATGAAAGGGACCTTTATGTGGCCGGCATTGACTTTTTCTGCTCTGGCAGGGTTGAGGGTGCAAAGACGGTTATGGATTTTTACGAGGATGGAAATATCAGGCTTGAAAAAGCAGAGCTTGGTCTCTGGGGCAGGTATCAGGTTGACAACGCAAGCCTTGCCATAAGGGCTACTGGGCTTTTGATAGACCTGAAAGAGGATGCACTCAGGAACGCTCTGAAAACTACCAGATGGGAGGGCAGGATGGAAATCCTCAGGAAAAGCCCCCTGTTAATACTGGACGGAGCCCATAATCCTGACGGGGTGGCAAGGGTTGTGAAAGAGTTGAAAAGGCATATGGGAAAGCTTACCCCTGTATTTACAGCCCTGAAGGACAAGGAGTGGGAGCTTTCGCTTTTTCATCTGAGGGAGCTTTCAGACAGAATTTACCTTGTTCCTGTAAAGCATCACAGAGGAGAAGAAATGCTGACCCTCTATCAGAAGGCGAGAGAAGTGGGCTTTAGAGAAGTCATTGTTCTTGATGGCTCAGAACAGCTTCTTGAACTCAAAGAGGACCTGCTGGTGCTTGGGTCCTTATATCTTGTAGGGGAGATAAGGGAGATACTGGAGAGGGAAAAGGTAGTATGA